In one Polynucleobacter sp. JS-JIR-5-A7 genomic region, the following are encoded:
- the rpsQ gene encoding 30S ribosomal protein S17 yields MTELSKPLRRTLVGRVVSDKMQKTVTVLVERQVKHPVIGKYVGQSKKYHAHDETSTYKMGDTVEIAESKPISRTKSWVVTRLVEASKGI; encoded by the coding sequence ATGACTGAATTATCTAAACCCTTACGCCGCACCCTCGTGGGCCGCGTTGTTAGCGACAAAATGCAAAAAACTGTGACCGTGTTGGTTGAGCGTCAAGTAAAGCATCCCGTGATTGGTAAGTATGTTGGCCAGTCCAAAAAGTACCACGCTCATGACGAAACTAGCACCTACAAGATGGGTGATACGGTTGAAATTGCTGAATCTAAGCCAATTTCACGCACCAAATCTTGGGTTGTAACCCGTTTGGTTGAGGCTTCAAAGGGTATTTAA
- the rpsC gene encoding 30S ribosomal protein S3 — MGQKINPTGFRLAVTKNWTSRWYANNTDFAKMLKEDVDVRSYLKKKLKNASVSKVVIERPAKNARITIYSSRPGVVIGKKGEDIEVLRRELQKRMGVPVHVNIEEIRKPEVDAQLIADSITQQLEKRIMFRRAMKRAMQSAMRLGAQGIKIMSSGRLNGAEIARREWYREGRVPLHTLKADIDYATSEAETTYGIIGVKVWVYKGDTLGRGAEAQVAAPSAEPAAEEKKTRRAPSKTAARKPAAGADKPLVAAKPAVKRVRKVEAPAADTQKSGE, encoded by the coding sequence ATGGGCCAAAAGATTAATCCCACCGGATTCCGACTCGCGGTAACGAAGAATTGGACATCACGTTGGTATGCAAATAACACTGACTTCGCAAAGATGCTGAAAGAGGACGTAGATGTCCGTAGCTATTTGAAGAAGAAGTTGAAGAATGCATCCGTTAGTAAAGTGGTAATCGAGCGTCCTGCTAAGAACGCCCGCATTACTATCTATAGCTCACGTCCAGGTGTTGTGATTGGTAAAAAAGGCGAAGATATTGAAGTTCTCCGTCGTGAATTACAAAAACGTATGGGTGTTCCAGTTCACGTGAACATTGAAGAAATTCGTAAGCCTGAAGTAGATGCACAATTAATTGCTGACTCTATTACTCAGCAGTTAGAAAAACGCATCATGTTCCGTCGTGCTATGAAGCGTGCAATGCAAAGCGCAATGCGTCTTGGCGCACAAGGTATCAAGATTATGTCATCTGGTCGTTTGAACGGTGCAGAAATTGCTCGTCGCGAATGGTACCGTGAAGGTCGTGTTCCACTTCATACATTGAAGGCTGATATTGATTACGCAACATCAGAAGCTGAAACAACCTACGGCATCATCGGTGTAAAAGTTTGGGTATACAAAGGCGATACATTGGGTCGCGGTGCAGAAGCTCAAGTGGCTGCTCCATCTGCTGAACCAGCTGCCGAAGAAAAGAAAACTCGTCGTGCTCCAAGCAAAACAGCTGCTCGTAAACCAGCTGCAGGTGCTGACAAGCCATTAGTTGCTGCTAAACCAGCAGTAAAGCGTGTGCGTAAGGTTGAAGCACCTGCCGCAGATACGCAGAAGTCAGGAGAGTAA
- the rplB gene encoding 50S ribosomal protein L2 — translation MPLMKTKPTSPGRRSMVKVVNPDLHKGKPFAALVEPQFQKAGRNNNGHITTRHKGGGHKHHYRVVDFKRNDKDGIPAKVERLEYDPNRSANIALIVFADGERRYIPAAKGMTVGQAIMNGSEAPIKSGNNLPIRNIPVGSTIHCVEILPGKGAQVARSAGGSAVLLAREGVYAQVRLRSGEVRRVLIECRATIGEVGNEEHSLRQIGKAGANRWRGIRPTVRGVAMNPVDHPHGGGEGRTGEGRVPVSPWGTPTKGYRTRRNKRTTSMIVQRRQKR, via the coding sequence ATGCCTTTGATGAAGACAAAACCGACCTCACCAGGTCGTCGTTCAATGGTCAAGGTGGTCAATCCTGACCTGCATAAAGGTAAGCCTTTTGCAGCGTTGGTAGAGCCACAATTCCAAAAAGCGGGTCGTAACAATAATGGTCATATCACTACCCGTCATAAAGGTGGTGGTCATAAGCATCACTATCGTGTTGTTGATTTCAAACGCAACGACAAAGATGGCATTCCAGCAAAAGTTGAACGCTTGGAATACGATCCAAACCGCAGTGCAAATATTGCATTGATCGTGTTTGCTGATGGTGAGCGTCGCTATATTCCTGCTGCTAAAGGCATGACTGTTGGTCAAGCAATCATGAATGGTTCTGAGGCACCAATCAAATCTGGTAATAATTTGCCAATTCGCAACATTCCAGTTGGTAGCACTATTCACTGCGTTGAAATCCTCCCAGGCAAAGGTGCTCAAGTAGCGCGCTCTGCTGGTGGTTCAGCAGTATTGCTGGCTCGTGAAGGCGTATACGCTCAAGTGCGTTTGCGCTCCGGTGAAGTTCGCCGTGTTCTGATTGAGTGCCGTGCCACTATTGGTGAAGTTGGTAACGAAGAGCACAGCTTGCGTCAAATTGGTAAAGCAGGTGCAAATCGCTGGCGTGGTATTCGCCCAACCGTTCGCGGTGTGGCAATGAACCCAGTTGATCACCCACACGGTGGTGGCGAAGGTAGAACTGGCGAAGGCCGTGTACCTGTATCTCCATGGGGCACCCCAACCAAAGGTTATCGCACACGTCGCAATAAGCGCACAACTTCGATGATCGTTCAACGTCGTCAAAAACGTTAA
- the rplX gene encoding 50S ribosomal protein L24: MKKIRKGDSVVLLTGRDKGKQGTVTAILDEKLVIEGVNIYKKSVKPNPAAGVTGGMIDKTMPVHISNVALVDGNGKPSRVGIKLVDGKKQRFLKTTGATLSA, from the coding sequence ATGAAAAAGATTCGTAAAGGTGATTCCGTAGTTCTGTTGACTGGCCGTGATAAAGGCAAGCAAGGAACTGTTACAGCCATTCTCGATGAGAAGTTAGTCATCGAAGGCGTGAATATTTATAAAAAGAGCGTTAAGCCAAACCCAGCTGCTGGTGTAACCGGCGGCATGATTGACAAGACTATGCCTGTTCACATTTCTAATGTGGCTTTGGTTGACGGTAACGGCAAACCATCACGTGTTGGTATCAAACTCGTTGACGGTAAAAAACAGCGTTTCCTCAAAACCACTGGCGCGACATTAAGCGCATAA
- the rplP gene encoding 50S ribosomal protein L16, giving the protein MLQPKRRKYRKEQKGRNTGVATRGSSVAFGDFGLKAVGRGRLTARQIESARRAMTRHIKRGGRIWIRIFPDKPISQKPAEVRMGNGKGNPEYYVAEIQPGKVLYEMDGVDETLAREAFKLAAAKLPLQTTFVIRHLG; this is encoded by the coding sequence ATGCTACAACCAAAGCGTCGTAAGTATCGTAAGGAACAAAAAGGCCGTAACACTGGCGTGGCAACACGCGGTAGTTCTGTAGCCTTTGGTGACTTTGGCTTGAAGGCCGTTGGCCGTGGCCGTCTGACTGCTCGTCAAATCGAGTCAGCACGTCGCGCAATGACCCGCCACATTAAACGTGGTGGTCGTATCTGGATTCGTATTTTCCCAGATAAGCCAATTTCACAAAAACCTGCTGAAGTACGTATGGGTAACGGTAAAGGTAATCCAGAGTACTACGTAGCTGAAATTCAACCAGGCAAAGTGCTTTACGAAATGGATGGTGTGGATGAGACTTTGGCGCGCGAAGCTTTCAAGCTTGCTGCCGCTAAGTTGCCTTTGCAGACGACTTTCGTGATTCGCCACTTAGGTTGA
- the rplC gene encoding 50S ribosomal protein L3, protein MSLGLIGRKVGMTRLFTDEGDSIPVTVIDVSDNRIAQIKTQATDGYDAIQLAHGTRRATRVTKAMAGHFAKAGVLAGNGLNEFQLDAAKIAEMTPGQVIPADAAFTAGQKVDVQGVSIGKGYAGTIKRYHFASGRASHGNSRSHNVPGSIGMAQDPGRVFPGKRMTGHLGDVTRTVQNLVIARIDAERNLIMVKGAIPGAPGGKVIVTPAVKTPLKKK, encoded by the coding sequence ATGAGCTTAGGCTTAATCGGCCGCAAGGTCGGCATGACCCGTCTATTTACGGACGAAGGGGATTCAATTCCTGTGACCGTAATCGACGTGAGCGACAACAGAATCGCTCAAATCAAGACCCAGGCAACTGATGGCTATGATGCTATCCAGTTGGCACATGGCACACGTAGAGCTACTCGCGTTACCAAAGCAATGGCTGGTCACTTCGCTAAAGCAGGGGTGTTGGCTGGTAATGGTCTCAACGAATTCCAATTAGACGCAGCAAAAATTGCAGAAATGACACCAGGACAAGTAATTCCTGCTGACGCTGCATTTACGGCTGGTCAAAAAGTGGACGTGCAAGGCGTATCGATCGGTAAAGGTTACGCTGGTACCATTAAGCGTTATCACTTTGCTTCTGGTCGCGCATCCCACGGTAACTCACGTTCACATAACGTACCAGGTTCAATCGGTATGGCGCAAGATCCTGGTCGTGTTTTCCCAGGTAAGCGCATGACTGGCCACCTTGGTGACGTTACCCGTACCGTACAAAATTTAGTCATCGCACGCATTGATGCAGAACGTAATCTCATCATGGTTAAAGGCGCTATTCCAGGTGCCCCAGGCGGTAAAGTGATTGTTACTCCAGCGGTGAAGACACCGTTGAAGAAGAAATAA
- the rplE gene encoding 50S ribosomal protein L5 yields the protein MSTRFQEHYQQKVVADLITKFGYKSVMEVPRITKVTLNMGLGDAVNDKKIIENAVGDLTKVAGQKPVVTKAKKAIAGFKIRQGYPIGAMVTLRGQRMYEFLDRFVTVALPRVRDFRGISGKAFDGRGNYNIGVKEQIIFPEIEYDKIDALRGLNISITTTAKTDEEAKALLAAFKFPFRN from the coding sequence ATGAGCACACGTTTTCAAGAACACTATCAACAAAAAGTTGTTGCTGATTTGATTACCAAGTTTGGTTACAAGTCTGTAATGGAAGTTCCACGTATCACCAAAGTGACCCTGAATATGGGCTTGGGCGATGCAGTGAACGACAAGAAAATTATCGAAAATGCAGTTGGCGATTTAACTAAAGTTGCAGGCCAAAAGCCAGTGGTAACTAAAGCTAAAAAAGCGATTGCTGGTTTCAAAATTCGTCAAGGCTACCCAATTGGTGCCATGGTGACATTGCGTGGTCAACGCATGTACGAATTCTTGGATCGTTTCGTGACTGTTGCATTACCACGCGTACGTGACTTCCGCGGCATCTCCGGCAAAGCATTTGATGGTCGTGGCAACTACAACATCGGCGTTAAAGAACAAATCATTTTCCCTGAAATCGAATACGACAAGATTGATGCTCTGCGTGGTCTCAATATCAGTATTACGACGACTGCTAAAACCGACGAAGAAGCAAAAGCTTTGTTGGCAGCATTCAAATTCCCTTTCCGCAATTAA
- the rplW gene encoding 50S ribosomal protein L23, translated as MSQVRKNDHNLMKVLLGPVISEKATMVAEKNEQVVFQVARDANKSDVKQAVELLFKVQVDSVQIVNQKGKPKRYGRFEGRRDHTKKAYVNLKPGQEINFEAEAN; from the coding sequence ATGAGCCAAGTCCGTAAAAACGATCACAACCTGATGAAGGTTCTGCTTGGTCCTGTTATCTCTGAGAAAGCCACTATGGTTGCAGAGAAAAACGAACAAGTAGTTTTCCAAGTAGCTCGCGATGCAAACAAGAGCGATGTAAAACAAGCAGTTGAATTGCTCTTCAAAGTGCAAGTTGACTCAGTTCAAATCGTGAATCAAAAGGGTAAGCCTAAGCGCTATGGCCGTTTTGAAGGTCGTCGTGACCACACCAAGAAGGCCTATGTGAATTTGAAGCCAGGTCAAGAAATTAACTTTGAAGCGGAGGCGAATTAA
- the rpsH gene encoding 30S ribosomal protein S8: MSISDPIADMLTRIRNAQAVQKPLVAMPSSKVKVAIAKVLQDEGYIESFEIKGEAAKPVLHIDLKYYAGRPVIERIDRVSTPSLRIYKGRHDIPEVMNGLGIAIISTPQGVMTDRKARATGVGGEVICYVA, encoded by the coding sequence ATGAGTATCAGCGATCCAATCGCCGACATGTTGACCCGGATCCGCAATGCGCAAGCAGTGCAGAAGCCTTTGGTCGCAATGCCGTCGTCAAAAGTTAAAGTAGCTATTGCAAAAGTTTTGCAAGATGAAGGCTATATCGAAAGTTTCGAAATCAAAGGTGAAGCAGCTAAACCAGTGCTCCACATTGATCTCAAATACTATGCAGGCCGTCCTGTTATCGAGCGTATTGACCGTGTATCTACACCAAGTCTACGTATCTATAAAGGACGTCATGACATTCCAGAAGTAATGAATGGCTTGGGCATTGCAATTATTTCAACCCCTCAAGGCGTAATGACAGACCGTAAAGCACGTGCAACAGGCGTGGGCGGCGAAGTTATTTGCTACGTAGCTTAA
- the rplN gene encoding 50S ribosomal protein L14 — protein sequence MIQTESRLQVADNTGASEVLCIKVLGGSKRRYASIGDVIKVTVKSAAPRGRVKKGDIYNAVVVRTAKGVRRPDGSLIKFDANAAVLLNAKLEPIGTRIFGPVTRELRTEKFMKIVSLAPEVI from the coding sequence ATGATACAAACCGAAAGTAGATTGCAGGTCGCCGATAACACTGGCGCCAGTGAAGTTTTGTGCATCAAGGTATTGGGCGGCTCTAAGCGTCGTTACGCCAGTATTGGTGATGTCATTAAGGTGACTGTTAAGTCAGCCGCTCCACGTGGCCGTGTAAAAAAAGGTGATATTTATAACGCTGTTGTAGTGAGAACAGCTAAGGGTGTTCGCCGTCCAGACGGTTCATTGATTAAGTTCGATGCAAACGCTGCGGTATTGCTCAACGCTAAGTTAGAGCCAATTGGCACACGTATCTTTGGACCAGTTACACGCGAATTGCGTACTGAAAAGTTCATGAAGATCGTTTCTCTCGCCCCCGAAGTGATTTAA
- the rplF gene encoding 50S ribosomal protein L6, with product MSRVGKSPITVPKGAEISINGANITVKGPLGTLTHNLHPAVGLKQADGVLTVVVNNDSPEAGAQSGTARALVNNMVVGVTAGFERKLSLVGVGYRAQAQGETLKLQLGFSHDIIYNLPKGVKAETPSQTEIIIKGSNKQQVGQVAAEVRAYRSPEPYKGKGVRYVDEVVHLKETKKK from the coding sequence ATGTCCCGCGTAGGTAAATCACCAATTACAGTTCCTAAGGGCGCTGAAATCAGCATCAACGGTGCAAACATTACTGTTAAAGGTCCTTTGGGCACATTGACACACAACTTGCATCCTGCTGTTGGTTTGAAACAAGCAGATGGCGTATTGACAGTAGTTGTCAACAACGACTCACCAGAAGCTGGTGCACAGTCAGGTACGGCACGTGCTTTGGTCAATAACATGGTTGTTGGCGTTACTGCTGGCTTTGAGCGCAAGCTCAGCTTGGTAGGCGTTGGTTACCGTGCCCAAGCCCAAGGCGAAACATTGAAGTTGCAGTTGGGTTTTTCACACGACATTATTTACAACCTGCCAAAGGGTGTAAAAGCTGAGACTCCATCGCAAACTGAAATCATTATTAAAGGCTCCAACAAGCAGCAAGTTGGCCAGGTCGCAGCGGAAGTTCGTGCATACCGTTCACCAGAGCCATACAAAGGCAAAGGTGTTCGCTACGTGGATGAGGTTGTGCATCTGAAAGAAACTAAGAAGAAGTAA
- the rpmC gene encoding 50S ribosomal protein L29, with protein MKNKELATKDLTGLNAELTELLKTNFKLRMQKGTQQLTNTSQLGKTKRDIARVKTFIAQKTAQK; from the coding sequence ATGAAAAATAAAGAATTAGCAACCAAAGATCTGACTGGCTTGAACGCAGAATTGACAGAGCTCTTAAAGACTAACTTTAAGCTCCGTATGCAAAAAGGCACTCAGCAACTCACCAATACCAGCCAATTGGGTAAAACGAAGCGCGACATTGCTCGTGTGAAGACTTTTATTGCCCAAAAGACTGCGCAGAAATAA
- the rplR gene encoding 50S ribosomal protein L18 has translation MNKDESRQRRARQTRIRIAEAMANRLTVIRSNTHISAQVYSPCGTKVVAAASTMEKELRQAIKNGGNADAAKQIGKLVAERAVKAGIVDVAFDRSGHRYHGRIKALAEAAREAGLKF, from the coding sequence ATGAATAAAGACGAATCCAGACAAAGACGTGCTCGGCAGACTCGTATTCGCATTGCCGAAGCAATGGCAAATCGCTTAACAGTTATCCGTAGCAATACTCATATTTCTGCTCAGGTATATAGCCCATGCGGAACCAAAGTTGTGGCAGCTGCTTCAACAATGGAAAAAGAATTGCGCCAAGCGATCAAAAACGGCGGCAACGCTGATGCAGCGAAACAAATCGGCAAGTTAGTTGCTGAGCGTGCTGTTAAGGCAGGCATTGTTGATGTTGCTTTTGATCGTTCCGGTCATCGTTACCACGGCCGTATTAAGGCCTTAGCTGAAGCTGCGCGTGAAGCCGGCCTGAAGTTCTAA
- the rplD gene encoding 50S ribosomal protein L4, with amino-acid sequence MELKLLQDNGTLGAGVQASPEVFEREYNEALVHQVVVAYQANARSGNRAQKDREQVKHTTKKPWRQKGTGRARAGMSSSPLWRGGGRIFPNSPEENFSQKVNKKMYRAGMRSILSQLAREGRLNVVDQFNLDAPKTKVLADKVKAMGLDSVLIIVDQVSENLYLASRNLHKVAVVEPQHADPLALVQYKKVLVSKAAIAKIEELLK; translated from the coding sequence ATGGAACTTAAGCTTCTCCAAGACAACGGTACTTTAGGTGCAGGCGTGCAAGCTTCACCAGAAGTATTCGAACGCGAATATAACGAAGCATTGGTACACCAAGTTGTAGTGGCTTATCAAGCAAATGCACGTAGTGGTAACCGTGCACAAAAAGACCGTGAGCAAGTTAAGCACACCACCAAGAAACCTTGGCGTCAAAAAGGTACTGGTCGTGCACGTGCTGGTATGAGCTCTTCCCCGCTGTGGCGTGGAGGTGGTCGTATATTCCCGAATTCTCCAGAAGAGAATTTCAGCCAAAAAGTAAATAAGAAAATGTACCGCGCTGGTATGAGATCTATCTTGTCTCAGTTAGCTCGCGAAGGTCGTTTGAATGTCGTTGATCAATTTAATCTTGATGCTCCAAAGACTAAAGTTTTGGCTGACAAAGTTAAGGCAATGGGCTTGGATTCAGTCTTGATTATTGTTGATCAGGTTAGCGAGAATTTGTACTTGGCATCACGTAACTTGCATAAAGTTGCCGTGGTTGAGCCACAGCACGCTGATCCATTAGCTTTGGTTCAATACAAAAAAGTATTGGTCAGCAAAGCAGCGATCGCAAAAATTGAGGAGTTGCTGAAATGA
- the rpsS gene encoding 30S ribosomal protein S19 gives MTRSAKKGPFCDASLVKKVEVAQANKDKKPIKTWSRRSTILPDFIGLTIAVHNGRQHVPVYVSENMVGHKLGEFALTRTFKGHAADKKVVKK, from the coding sequence ATGACACGTTCAGCTAAAAAAGGCCCATTCTGCGACGCCAGCTTAGTAAAAAAAGTTGAAGTTGCACAAGCCAACAAAGACAAAAAGCCGATCAAAACTTGGTCACGCCGTTCAACAATTCTTCCAGACTTTATTGGTCTGACAATTGCTGTTCATAACGGTCGTCAACACGTTCCGGTTTATGTATCAGAAAACATGGTGGGTCATAAGTTAGGCGAATTTGCCTTGACCCGTACTTTCAAAGGTCACGCTGCTGACAAGAAAGTTGTGAAGAAGTAA
- the rpsN gene encoding 30S ribosomal protein S14 yields MAKLSLIERENKRAKTVEKYAVKRAELKAIIADQSRSDEERYEARLKLQALPRNASPIRQRNRCSLTGRPRGTFRKFGLARSKIREIAFRGEIPGLTKASW; encoded by the coding sequence GTGGCAAAACTATCCCTGATTGAGCGCGAGAATAAGCGCGCAAAAACTGTAGAGAAGTACGCTGTTAAGCGTGCTGAACTCAAAGCGATCATTGCTGATCAATCGCGCAGCGATGAAGAGCGCTATGAAGCTCGCTTGAAGCTACAGGCACTTCCACGTAACGCAAGCCCGATTCGTCAAAGAAATCGTTGTTCATTAACCGGTCGCCCACGCGGCACATTCCGTAAGTTCGGTTTGGCTCGTAGCAAGATTCGTGAAATCGCCTTCCGTGGCGAAATCCCCGGTTTAACCAAGGCCAGCTGGTAA
- the fusA gene encoding elongation factor G, protein MARKTPIDKYRNIGISAHIDAGKTTTTERVLFYTGVNHKIGEVHDGAATMDWMEQEQERGITITSAATTTFWKGMAGTMPEHRINIIDTPGHVDFTIEVERSMRVLDGACMVYCAVGGVQPQSETVWRQANKYQVPRLAFVNKMDRTGANFFKVYDQMKTRLKANPILIQIPIGAEENFKGVVDLVKMKAIYWDEASQGTKFTYEEIPAELQASAEEWREKMLEAAAESSEELMEKYLGGEGLTEEEIKGALRQRTIANEIVPMLCGTAFKNKGVQAMLDAVVELLPSPLDVPPVPCELEDGTPATREASDSAKFSALAFKIMTDPFVGQLIFFRVYSGVMKSGDTIYNPIKGKKERVGRLLQMHANQREEIKEVYAGDIAAAVGLKDATTGETLCDPDSIVILERMVFPEPVISQAVEPKTKADQEKMGLALNRLAQEDPSFRVKTDEESGQTIISGMGELHLEILVDRMKREFSVEATVGKPQVAYRETIRKVCEEIEGKFVKQSGGRGQYGHVVLKLEPQAPGKGFEFVDAIKGGVVPREYIPAVEKGIIETLNSGILAGYPVVDIKATLFFGSYHDVDSNENAFKMAGSMAFKDGMRKASPVLLEPMMAVEVETPEDFMGNVMGDLSSRRGILQGMDDIPGGGKIVRAEVPLAEMFGYSTGLRSLTQGRATYTMEFKHYSEAPKNVAEAVMAAKAK, encoded by the coding sequence GTGGCACGTAAAACTCCCATCGACAAATACCGCAATATTGGTATTTCTGCGCACATTGACGCAGGTAAGACAACAACTACAGAACGCGTTTTGTTCTACACCGGTGTTAACCACAAAATCGGTGAAGTCCATGATGGTGCAGCTACCATGGACTGGATGGAGCAAGAGCAAGAGCGTGGTATCACGATTACTTCTGCTGCTACCACCACTTTCTGGAAGGGTATGGCAGGAACAATGCCTGAGCACCGTATCAACATTATTGATACTCCAGGGCACGTAGACTTCACGATTGAAGTTGAGCGCTCAATGCGCGTTTTGGATGGTGCCTGCATGGTTTACTGTGCCGTAGGTGGAGTACAGCCACAATCTGAAACTGTTTGGCGTCAAGCAAACAAGTATCAAGTTCCACGCTTGGCATTTGTAAACAAGATGGACCGCACTGGTGCGAACTTCTTCAAGGTCTATGACCAAATGAAGACTCGTCTCAAGGCAAACCCAATCTTGATCCAGATTCCAATCGGCGCAGAAGAAAACTTTAAAGGCGTTGTGGACTTGGTAAAGATGAAGGCCATCTATTGGGATGAGGCTTCACAAGGTACCAAATTCACCTACGAAGAGATCCCTGCTGAATTGCAAGCTTCTGCTGAAGAGTGGCGCGAGAAGATGCTCGAAGCTGCTGCTGAAAGCTCAGAAGAGTTGATGGAAAAGTATCTCGGTGGCGAAGGCTTGACCGAAGAAGAAATTAAAGGCGCATTGCGTCAACGCACTATCGCCAATGAAATCGTTCCAATGTTGTGTGGAACTGCTTTCAAAAACAAAGGTGTTCAGGCGATGTTGGACGCAGTAGTTGAGTTGTTGCCATCCCCATTAGATGTGCCACCAGTTCCTTGCGAATTGGAAGACGGTACACCTGCAACTCGTGAAGCCTCTGATAGCGCCAAGTTTTCTGCATTGGCATTTAAGATCATGACTGACCCATTTGTTGGCCAGCTCATTTTCTTCCGCGTTTACTCAGGCGTCATGAAGTCTGGTGACACGATCTACAACCCAATCAAGGGCAAGAAAGAGCGTGTTGGCCGTTTGTTGCAGATGCATGCAAACCAACGTGAAGAAATTAAAGAAGTGTACGCAGGCGATATTGCTGCAGCAGTTGGTCTAAAAGACGCGACAACTGGCGAAACATTGTGTGATCCAGATAGCATCGTGATTTTGGAGCGCATGGTATTCCCAGAGCCAGTGATCTCACAAGCGGTTGAGCCAAAGACAAAAGCTGACCAAGAAAAAATGGGTCTTGCTTTGAATCGCTTGGCACAAGAAGATCCTTCTTTCCGCGTGAAGACTGATGAAGAGTCAGGCCAAACCATTATTTCTGGTATGGGCGAGCTCCACTTGGAAATTTTGGTTGATCGTATGAAGCGTGAATTCAGCGTTGAAGCAACTGTTGGTAAGCCACAAGTTGCATACCGCGAAACCATTCGTAAGGTTTGCGAAGAGATCGAAGGTAAATTTGTTAAGCAGTCTGGTGGTCGTGGTCAATACGGTCACGTGGTTTTGAAGTTAGAGCCACAAGCCCCAGGCAAAGGTTTTGAATTCGTTGATGCTATTAAGGGCGGTGTAGTTCCACGTGAATACATTCCTGCAGTAGAAAAAGGCATTATCGAGACATTGAACTCCGGTATTTTGGCTGGCTATCCAGTAGTAGATATCAAAGCGACATTGTTCTTTGGTTCATACCACGACGTTGACTCCAACGAAAACGCATTTAAGATGGCAGGCTCAATGGCGTTCAAAGATGGAATGCGTAAAGCATCTCCAGTATTGCTTGAACCAATGATGGCTGTTGAAGTTGAAACACCAGAAGATTTCATGGGTAACGTAATGGGTGACCTCTCATCCCGTCGCGGTATTTTGCAAGGTATGGATGACATTCCAGGCGGCGGCAAGATCGTTCGTGCTGAAGTGCCGTTGGCAGAGATGTTTGGTTACTCAACTGGCTTGCGCTCGTTGACCCAAGGTCGCGCTACCTACACCATGGAATTTAAGCATTATTCCGAAGCACCGAAGAACGTTGCTGAAGCAGTTATGGCTGCTAAAGCGAAGTAA
- the rpsJ gene encoding 30S ribosomal protein S10 produces the protein MQNQKIRIRLKAFDYRLIDQSAAEIVDTAKRTGAVVKGPVPLPTRIERFDILRSPHVNKTSRDQLEIRTHLRLMDIVDPTEKTVDALMKLDLPAGVDVEIKLQ, from the coding sequence ATGCAAAACCAAAAAATTCGTATTCGCCTTAAAGCATTTGATTACCGTTTGATCGACCAGTCTGCAGCTGAAATCGTTGACACAGCTAAGCGTACTGGTGCAGTTGTTAAAGGTCCAGTTCCTTTGCCAACTCGTATTGAGCGTTTTGATATCTTGCGTTCACCACACGTGAACAAGACATCTCGTGATCAATTGGAGATCCGTACCCATCTCCGTTTAATGGATATCGTTGATCCTACAGAGAAAACGGTAGATGCTTTGATGAAATTAGACCTTCCAGCAGGTGTGGACGTCGAAATTAAGTTGCAGTAA
- the rplV gene encoding 50S ribosomal protein L22, producing MMEVKAIHKGARISAQKTRLVADQIRGLPIARALNILNFSPKKAAFIVKKVVESAIANAEHNKGADIDELKVSAVIIDKGTSLKRFTARAKGRGNQIEKQTCHISVTLSN from the coding sequence ATGATGGAAGTTAAAGCTATTCACAAGGGCGCCCGCATTTCTGCGCAAAAGACACGTTTGGTCGCAGACCAAATTCGTGGTTTGCCAATTGCACGCGCATTGAACATTTTGAATTTCAGCCCCAAAAAAGCTGCCTTCATTGTGAAAAAAGTAGTTGAATCAGCGATTGCAAATGCTGAACACAATAAAGGTGCCGACATTGATGAGCTTAAGGTATCAGCGGTAATCATTGATAAAGGAACTTCCTTAAAGCGCTTCACTGCACGTGCTAAGGGACGTGGCAATCAAATCGAAAAACAAACTTGTCACATTAGCGTGACCTTGAGTAACTAA